A single window of Lutzomyia longipalpis isolate SR_M1_2022 chromosome 1, ASM2433408v1 DNA harbors:
- the LOC129786438 gene encoding transcription factor TFIIIB component B'' homolog, whose translation MSFRRPRVKASANLVLKRPCKSQKKSEKSEAGEDENAALQEEEAEKDTKKPQKEVTPAKDKKEEDDTPLVRRTVKTEPVVKRDPSPVREIEEESTEKEQDEVFKSPDPIAVVLRTDGTSEGDREVPIGSLSPTKMRQRIKPTPFFGSLRRNSTHESEDEGRRQRGSVPPESPSAASPQTPQMPRVAFPGAVNQRIRTESTCSTVSDVSQARDKHNRRSHRAEEPLKVNELKREISHRMASGKFSDRSRLTMYDMIYYNPSSNPMKYPAKKDKSKATPERRSSVSSVISVVSQKSLKGENENKPEKEKPPPEEEVKVKEETAMPVPQLKLGPNGEMILDEKSLVIETTGDREARETLANASIVYDDEFSSNNGFYKRQARTKDWTDSETIIFYKCLHTIGTDFSLMCTLFTNRTRRDLKLKFKKEEKMNLALVNKALMYPKTFDLEELRMELQKSAEEAANASANAKKEALADMKKERKKTRKATFSAKKRPLKNVSRTQRQLTDANYAYKMEEILSKRSSRKRLSSRSEGGGEKKSMKLDVTEEIPEVEEEETEVILEKEKGEEENAEQEVVLEEAVSPEDEIQEQFEEDEEELVEEKPIEGDPVKEEQMESPKNNLENLDLNNLVIVGEEENGETVYKIHLKDPNTSKISEQPLDLPQEIIDCIVSAHLAAQTG comes from the exons ATGTCCTTCCGACGTCCTCGTGTGAAGGCTTCTGCTAATTTGGTATTGAAACGCCCATGCAAAAGTCAAAAGAAAAGCGAAAAATCAGAAGCTGGTGAAGATGAAAACGCTGCTCTTCAGGAAGAGGAAGCTGAAAAGGATACAAAGAAGCCCCAGAAGGAGGTGACACCGGCAAAGGATAAGAAGGAGGAAGATGATACTCCTTTAGTTAGGCGGACTGTTAAAACGGAGCCAGTGGTGAAGAGAGATCCTTCCCCCGTCCGGGAAATTGAGGAGGAAAGTACAGAGAAGGAGCAGGATGAGGTTTTCAAGAGTCCTGATCCTATTGCTGTTGTCCTGAGGACGGATGGGACGAGTGAGGGTGATCGTGAGGTGCCCATTGGGTCCCTTTCACCGACAAAAATGCGTCAGAGGATTAAACCAACACCTTTCTTTGGGAGTCTCCGGCGGAACAGCACGCATGAGAGTGAGGATGAGGGGCGACGCCAACGAGGCTCTGTTCCCCCTGAGAGCCCATCCGCAGCTTCCCCGCAAACCCCCCAGATGCCCCGTGTTGCCTTTCCCGGTGCTGTAAATCAGAGAATCCGCACCGAATCCACGTGCTCCACCGTGTCAGATGTAAGTCAGGCCAGGGATAAGCACAATCGAAGATCCCACAGGGCGGAAGAGCCTCTCAAGGTGAATGAGCTGAAGAGAGAGATTTCCCACCGAATGGCCAGTGGGAAGTTCTCTGATCGTTCTCGCTTAACAATGTACGACATGATATACTACAATCCCTCCTCAAACCCAATGAAGTATCCCGCCAAGAAGGACAAGAGTAAGGCTACACCTGAGCGGAGATCCAGTGTCTCGAGTGTCATCAGTGTGGTGTCTCAGAAGAGTCTAAAAGGTGAAAATGAGAACAAACCGGAGAAGGAGAAACCTCCTCCGGAGGAGGAAGTGAAGGTGAAGGAGGAGACTGCAATGCCGGTGCCACAGCTTAAATTGGGGCCCAATGGCGAAATGATCCTGGATGAGAAGAGTTTAGTGATTGAGACAACGGGTGATAGGGAGGCGAGAGAAACTCTGGCCAATGCAAGTATTGTCTACGACGATGAATTCAGTTCAa ATAATGGATTCTACAAGAGGCAAGCTAGAACAAAAGACTGGACCGACAGTGAGACAATCATCTTCTACAAATGCCTCCACACAATTGGGACGGATTTCTCCCTCATGTGCACCCTCTTCACCAATCGCACAAGGAGggatttaaagttaaaattcaagaaggAGGAGAAGATGAATTTAGCTCTAGTCAACAAGGCTCTCATGTACCCAAAAACCTTTGATCTGGAAGAATTGCGCATGGAGCTGCAAAAGAGTGCCGAAGAGGCTGCCAATGCATCGGCAAATGCGAAAAAAGAAGCTCTGGCCGATATGAAGAAGGAACGGAAGAAGACGAGGAA ggCAACTTTTAGTGCAAAGAAGCGTCCATTGAAGAACGTTAGCAGAACACAGAGACAACTGACTGATGCAAATTATGCATATAAAATGGAAGAAATACTCTCAAAACGCAGCAGCAGAAAGAGGCTCTCATCGCGGAGTGAAGGTGGTGGTGAGAAGAAATCCATGAAGTTGGATGTTACCGAAGAGATTCCGGAAGTGGAGGAAGAAGAGACTGAAGTTATTTTGGAGAAGGAAAAAGGAGAAGAGGAGAATGCGGAGCAGGAAGTTGTGTTGGAAGAGGCTGTATCACCTGAAGATGAGATTCAAGAGCAATTTGAGGAGG ACGAAGAGGAACTTGTTGAAGAGAAACCCATTGAAGGTGATCCTGTTAAGGAGGAACAAATGGAAAGTCCGAAGAATAATCTTGAAAATCTCGATCTCAACAATCTCGTCATTGTGGGGGAGGAAGAAAACGGGGAGACAGTGTACAAGATTCATCTAAAGGACCCAAATACTTCAAAAATAAGCGAACAGCCGCTGGATTTGCCACAGGAAATAATCGATTGCATCGTATCGGCACATCTTGCAGCCCAGACAGGCTAA
- the LOC129786448 gene encoding leucine-rich repeat-containing protein 40 isoform X1 — MEKKSVCAPKERKSQRFRQIRPIFHAKTKNEDDDILTKALIKQTWKTGVLNLSGKGLAHVPENVWNIPGSINFEDDDETRYCMDKRKSEEEEWWNRQNLVELNLSSNSIATISTNIQKLEDLSILNLSNNLLTQLPAEIGFLRKLTHLNLNSNKLAKLPVEFFKLQDLRVLDLSHNNFDDIHADLVDLVMLENLDLSHNNLKSLPSGIGFLVRLTSLNISFNHIKELPNDIVNIRSLIKLNVMNNDLQNLPEFMGELRKMEILYSQNNNITVIPNLVGCNALKEIQLGCNSIEAISDEFCQSLPQLKVLNLKDNKLKEISKEIVLLRSLSTLDVSNNLLEQLPSTLSMLSHLTNLQVEGNPLKTIRRDIVQCGTARILKILRNERVSEASTAKIEEICDNFPDKYEMKRHRTLNLSLKELVDVPEEVFRDAVEADVSCINLSRNKLTTIPEGFKVMNSVATELDLSVNFLKDVPDFLSQFTHICYLNLSNNLLESLPDSLGLLNTIREINIASNKLRILPNCLYQMTNLEILQASGNQIEAIDASDEGLGALKKLAQLDLSNNSIEVLPPILGNLKQIKNLQVIGNKFRHPRHQILMKGTHSILSYLRDRISE; from the exons atggaaaagaaatccGTTTGTGCCCCAAAGGAGCGTAAATCCCAGAGATTCCGACAAATTCGTCCCATTTTCCATGCCAAGACCAAAAATGAAGATGACGATATTCTCACGAAAGCCCTAATAAAACAAACCTGGAAAACAGGTGTACTGAATTTGTCAGGAAAAGGACTTGCTCACG TCCCTGAAAATGTTTGGAACATCCCAGGATCGATTAATTTCGAAGATGACGACGAAACGAGGTATTGCATGGACAAGCGAAAGTCCGAGGAGGAAGAATGGTGGAACAGACAAAACCTCGTTGAATTGAATCTCAGTTCAAATTCTATCGCAACAATAAGTACAAATATCCAAAAATTAGAAGATCTCTCTATTCTTAAT ctTAGTAACAATCTTCTGACGCAGCTACCCGCAGAAATTggttttcttagaaaattaacccatcttaatttaaattctaacaaATTGGCCAAACTACCTGTAGAATTCTTCAAGTTGCAAGACCTTCGTGTATTGGATCTTTCGCATAATAACTTTGATGATATCCATGCGGATCTTGTGGATCTTGTAATGCTTGAAAATTTAGATCTTTCCCATAACAACTTGAAGTCCCTCCCCAGTGGTATTGGATTCCTTGTACGACTAACATCTCTAAATATCTCATTCAATCACATCAAGGAGCTACCGAATGATATCGTAAATATTCGAT CCCTCATCAAGCTCAACGTAATGAATAATGATTTGCAGAATTTGCCTGAATTTATGGGTGAATTGAGGAAGATGGAAATTCTCTATTCACAAAATAACAACATTACCGTAATACCCAATCTTGTGGGTTGCAATGCCCTCAAAGAAATTCAGCTGGGTTGTAATTCAATTGAGGCGATAAGTGATGAATTTTGCCAATCATTGCCCCAACTAAAGGTGCTCAATTTGAAGGATAACAAGCTAAAGGAAATATCCAAAGAAATTGTCCTTCTACGCAGCCTATCAACGCTGGATGTATCAAATAACTTACTAGAACAGCTACCATCGACACTATCAATGCTGTCTCATCTAACCAATTTGCAGGTTGAAGGGAATCCTCTGAAAACAATACGACGCGATATTGTTCAATGTGGAACTGCGAGGATACTAAAAATTCTCCGAAATGAGAGAGTTTCTGAAGCATCCACGGCTAAGATTGAGGAGATCTGTGATAATTTCCCCGATAAGTATGAAATGAAACGACACAGAACCCTTAATCTCAGCCTAAAGGAACTCGTTGATGTACCTGAGGAAGTATTTAGGGATGCCGTCGAAGCGGATGTTTCGTGCATCAATCTAAgcagaaataaattaacaacCATCCCCGAAGGATTCAAAGTCATGAACAGCGTTGCAACTGAATTGGATTTATCTGTAAACTTCCTGAAGGATGTGCCGGATTTCCTTTCACAATTCACCCACATTTGCTACCTAAATCTCTCAAATAATCTCCTTGAAAGCCTGCCGGATTCCCTGGGATTGTTGAATACAATTCGAGAAATAAATATTGCCAGCAATAAATTAAGGATTCTCCCAAATTGTCTGTATCAAATGACAAATTTGGAAATTCTTCAAGCAAGTGGAAATCAAATTGAAGCCATTGATGCATCAGATGAAGGTTTGGGAGCCCTAAAAAAGCTTGCACAGCTTGATCTGTCCAACAATAGCATTGAAGTTCTCCCCCCGATCCTCGGAAATTTAAAGCAGATAAA aaatcTGCAAGttattggaaataaatttcgGCATCCACGACACCAAATTCTCATGAAGGGAactcattcaattttatcctATCTGAGAGATAGGATATcagagtga
- the LOC129786448 gene encoding leucine-rich repeat-containing protein 40 isoform X2, whose amino-acid sequence MDKRKSEEEEWWNRQNLVELNLSSNSIATISTNIQKLEDLSILNLSNNLLTQLPAEIGFLRKLTHLNLNSNKLAKLPVEFFKLQDLRVLDLSHNNFDDIHADLVDLVMLENLDLSHNNLKSLPSGIGFLVRLTSLNISFNHIKELPNDIVNIRSLIKLNVMNNDLQNLPEFMGELRKMEILYSQNNNITVIPNLVGCNALKEIQLGCNSIEAISDEFCQSLPQLKVLNLKDNKLKEISKEIVLLRSLSTLDVSNNLLEQLPSTLSMLSHLTNLQVEGNPLKTIRRDIVQCGTARILKILRNERVSEASTAKIEEICDNFPDKYEMKRHRTLNLSLKELVDVPEEVFRDAVEADVSCINLSRNKLTTIPEGFKVMNSVATELDLSVNFLKDVPDFLSQFTHICYLNLSNNLLESLPDSLGLLNTIREINIASNKLRILPNCLYQMTNLEILQASGNQIEAIDASDEGLGALKKLAQLDLSNNSIEVLPPILGNLKQIKNLQVIGNKFRHPRHQILMKGTHSILSYLRDRISE is encoded by the exons ATGGACAAGCGAAAGTCCGAGGAGGAAGAATGGTGGAACAGACAAAACCTCGTTGAATTGAATCTCAGTTCAAATTCTATCGCAACAATAAGTACAAATATCCAAAAATTAGAAGATCTCTCTATTCTTAAT ctTAGTAACAATCTTCTGACGCAGCTACCCGCAGAAATTggttttcttagaaaattaacccatcttaatttaaattctaacaaATTGGCCAAACTACCTGTAGAATTCTTCAAGTTGCAAGACCTTCGTGTATTGGATCTTTCGCATAATAACTTTGATGATATCCATGCGGATCTTGTGGATCTTGTAATGCTTGAAAATTTAGATCTTTCCCATAACAACTTGAAGTCCCTCCCCAGTGGTATTGGATTCCTTGTACGACTAACATCTCTAAATATCTCATTCAATCACATCAAGGAGCTACCGAATGATATCGTAAATATTCGAT CCCTCATCAAGCTCAACGTAATGAATAATGATTTGCAGAATTTGCCTGAATTTATGGGTGAATTGAGGAAGATGGAAATTCTCTATTCACAAAATAACAACATTACCGTAATACCCAATCTTGTGGGTTGCAATGCCCTCAAAGAAATTCAGCTGGGTTGTAATTCAATTGAGGCGATAAGTGATGAATTTTGCCAATCATTGCCCCAACTAAAGGTGCTCAATTTGAAGGATAACAAGCTAAAGGAAATATCCAAAGAAATTGTCCTTCTACGCAGCCTATCAACGCTGGATGTATCAAATAACTTACTAGAACAGCTACCATCGACACTATCAATGCTGTCTCATCTAACCAATTTGCAGGTTGAAGGGAATCCTCTGAAAACAATACGACGCGATATTGTTCAATGTGGAACTGCGAGGATACTAAAAATTCTCCGAAATGAGAGAGTTTCTGAAGCATCCACGGCTAAGATTGAGGAGATCTGTGATAATTTCCCCGATAAGTATGAAATGAAACGACACAGAACCCTTAATCTCAGCCTAAAGGAACTCGTTGATGTACCTGAGGAAGTATTTAGGGATGCCGTCGAAGCGGATGTTTCGTGCATCAATCTAAgcagaaataaattaacaacCATCCCCGAAGGATTCAAAGTCATGAACAGCGTTGCAACTGAATTGGATTTATCTGTAAACTTCCTGAAGGATGTGCCGGATTTCCTTTCACAATTCACCCACATTTGCTACCTAAATCTCTCAAATAATCTCCTTGAAAGCCTGCCGGATTCCCTGGGATTGTTGAATACAATTCGAGAAATAAATATTGCCAGCAATAAATTAAGGATTCTCCCAAATTGTCTGTATCAAATGACAAATTTGGAAATTCTTCAAGCAAGTGGAAATCAAATTGAAGCCATTGATGCATCAGATGAAGGTTTGGGAGCCCTAAAAAAGCTTGCACAGCTTGATCTGTCCAACAATAGCATTGAAGTTCTCCCCCCGATCCTCGGAAATTTAAAGCAGATAAA aaatcTGCAAGttattggaaataaatttcgGCATCCACGACACCAAATTCTCATGAAGGGAactcattcaattttatcctATCTGAGAGATAGGATATcagagtga
- the LOC129786535 gene encoding protein JTB: MIETCPRRRMITGISFLVILTTLVLIIESRWTGSPKPKHFVIENNSTCWMKEEYEIIQDCHPCSAFEIASKIKGVCIHTHNKEVLRCKSGETVSRSCDKVAWMDKRNFWTFESILCVVGILSTLVSFYRQKLLDKKVMMRIQRQLHQSV; the protein is encoded by the exons atgaTTGAGACGTGTCCTCGTCGTCGGATGATCACTGGGATATCCTTCCTGGTTAT ATTGACGACATTGGTGTTAATAATTGAATCCCGATGGACAGGATCCCCGAAACCGAAACATTTTGTCATTGAGAACAATTCCACCTGCTGGATGAAGGAGGAATACGAGATAATTCAAGATTGCCATCCCTGCTCAG CTTTTGAGATTGCCAGCAAAATCAAAGGAGTCTGCATTCATACTCACAACAAGGAAGTCTTGAGGTGCAAGAGTGGAGAAACAGTGTCCCGAAG cTGCGATAAAGTCGCATGGATGGATAAGAGAAACTTCTGGACATTTGAGAGTATCCTTTGTGTCGTTGGTATCCTCTCAACTCTCGTGTCTTTTTACCGGCAGAAACTCCTGGATAAAAAGGTAATGATGAGAATTCAGAGGCAGCTGCATCAGTCAGTTTGA
- the LOC129786508 gene encoding ribonuclease H1-like has product MNFVLKILKLRSKMPFYAVARGKRVGVYHTWDECKSNVNGFSGARYKKFSTMDECLTFIEENRSGPVLASTSGATANVVRRKNNSWKGKSLAELTPGMQLKRGIKRSHPDDDDEKEKKKKDDFLDVWTDGACPNNGAGATTAGMGVFFGDNHPWNISERVVGTATNNRGEIQASRRAIEIAKQHGVKKLRINTDSNFLINSVTSWMPRWKKNGWKTTGKGDVKNKDEFLLIDKELDGSIEVEWRHVPGHKGIYGNEKADELARLGALEEKKNK; this is encoded by the exons ATGaattttgtgttgaaaataCTTAAATTGCGTTCCAAAATGCCCTTTTATGCTGTTGCCAGGGGCAAGAGGGTGGGTGTCTATCACACCTG GGATGAATGCAAGAGCAATGTGAACGGCTTCAGTGGAGCACGCTACAAGAAATTCTCCACGATGGATGAATGTCTGACGTTCATTGAAGAGAACCGATCTGGGCCTGTTCTGGCATCCACATCCGGTGCAACAGCTAATGTGGTTCGAAGGAAAAACAACAGCTGGAAGGGAAAATCACTGGCG GAACTCACTCCTGGGATGCAGCTCAAGCGTGGAATTAAGAGATCCCATCCGGATGACGATGatgagaaggagaaaaagaagaaagatgaTTTTCTGGACGTGTGGACTGATGGAGCTTGTCCCAATAATGGTGCAGGAGCCACAACAGCTGGAATGGGAGTCTTCTTCGGTGATAATCATCCGTG GAACATTTCAGAACGCGTCGTGGGAACAGCAACCAACAATCGGGGTGAAATTCAAGCTTCCCGGCGCGCAATTGAGATTGCAAAGCAACATGGAGTGAAGAAATTGCGAATCAACACAGATTCCAACTTCCTGATCAACAGTGTGACATCCTGGATGCCCAGATGGAAGAAGAATGGATGGAAGACAACCGGCAAGGGGGATGTGAAGAACAAGGATGAATTTCTGCTGATTGACAAGGAACTGGATGGATCCATTGAGGTGGAATGGCGTCACGTTCCTGGACACAAGGGTATCTATGGGAATGAAAAGGCTGATGAATTGGCAAGACTAGGAGCActggaggagaagaagaacaaATAA
- the LOC129786453 gene encoding mitochondrial-processing peptidase subunit alpha, producing MSLRVNISKLARGVFLNRPRLWRNFTQRTPQDGGGNTGSASGGGSTINVPSQKVVTPLPPLSEPLDNLQDVQYASVTQEQNTTHVTTLSNGLRVASESRFGQFCTIGVVIDSGARYEVAYPNGVSHFLEKLAFQSTENYPDKDNILKELERHGGICDCQSSRDTFIYAASVDSRGLESVTRILADVVLRPTLQLDEIDIARQTILFELESLKMRPEQDLILTDMIHAAAYRDNTLGFPKLCPESNAPLIDRSTLLSYLKLHHTPSRMVVAGVGVPHDELVRHVEKYFVDTPTTWGSENIKTKGPNAADTSLALYTGGSKIEECEIPIYAAAGLPELAHVVIGLEGCSHRDPDFIPACVLNIMMGGGGSFSAGGPGKGMYTRLYTNVLNRFHWMYSATAFNHAYNDSGIFCIHASAPPSHVRGMVEVLTKELVTMATCPGEQELRRAKTQLQSMLLMNLEARPVVFEDIGRQVLSTGHRKRPEDFIREIEQIRSEDIMRFAKKLLSSKVALAARGEIKGIPNIEDIQSGLGHGEGRLPNSRRLSLFR from the exons ATGTCCCTGCGTGTGAATATTTCCAAATTAGCACGGGGTGTTTTCCTAAATAGGCCACG ATTGTGGCGGAATTTCACCCAGAGAACGCCCCAGGATGGTGGCGGAAACACCGGAAGTGCCAGTGGGGGTGGATCAACAATCAATGTGCCATCGCAGAAAGTTGTGACACCCCTGCCGCCACTCTCAGAGCCTCTGGATAATCTGCAGGATGTGCAATACGCCTCTGTGACACAGGAACAGAACACCACGCACGTTACCACCCTATCCAATGGGCTGCGGGTGGCATCAGAGAGTAGATTTGGGCAATTCTGCACCATTGGGGTTGTTATTGATTCCGGGGCTCGCTATGAGGTTGCCTATCCCAATGGGGTGTCGCACTTCCTGGAAAAATTAGCTTTCCAGTCAACTGAAAATTACCCGGATAAGGATAACATTCTCAAGGAATTGGAACGTCATGGAGGCATCTGTGATTGTCAGAGTAGCCGGGATACCTTCATCTATGCCGCCAGTGTTGACAGTCGGGGATTGGAGAGTGTTACAAGAATCCTCGCGGATGTGGTACTGCGTCCGACTTTGCAACTGGATGAAATTGACATAGCACGACAGACGATTCTCTTTGAATTGGAATCCCTGAAGATGCGCCCGGAGCAGGATCTCATTCTCACAGACATGATTCACGCTGCTGCATACAGAGACAACACACTGGGCTTCCCAAAACTCTGCCCTGAATCCAATGCTCCGCTAATTGATCGGAGTACCCTCCTCAGCTACCTAAAGCTCCATCATACACCCTCAAGGATGGTCGTGGCGGGAGTTGGGGTGCCGCACGATGAACTAGTCCGACACGTTGAGAAGTACTTTGTGGACACCCCAACAACGTGGGGCAGTGAGAACATCAAGACAAAGGGCCCCAATGCAGCTGACACCTCCCTCGCACTCTACACAGGTGGCTCGAAGATTGAGGAATGCGAAATTCCCATCTATGCAGCTGCGGGACTTCCGGAATTGGCGCATGTGGTGATTGGGCTCGAGGGATGCTCCCATCGTGATCCCGACTTCATCCCAGCGTGCGTTCTGAACATCATGATGGGCGGTGGGGGCTCCTTCTCCGCCGGTGGCCCCGGGAAGGGAATGTACACGCGCCTGTATACAAATGTCCTCAACAGATTCCACTGGATGTACAGCGCAACAGCCTTCAATCATGCCTACAATGACAGTGGGATCTTCTGCATTCACGCCAGCGCGCCACCGTCGCATGTTCGTGGAATGGTGGAGGTGCTCACCAAGGAACTCGTCACAATGGCCACATGTCCGGGAGAGCAGGAACTCCGCCGGGCTAAGACGCAGCTCCAATCGATGCTGCTGATGAATCTGGAGGCTCGCCCGGTTGTCTTTGAGGATATTGGCCGGCAAGTCTTGTCCACGGGACACAGGAAGCGTCCGGAAGACTTTATCCGGGAAATTG AACAAATCCGCTCTGAGGATATTATGCGATTTGCCAAGAAGTTGCTGTCCTCGAAGGTAGCTCTGGCAGCTCGTGGGGAGATCAAAGGTATTCCAAATATTGAGGATATTCAGTCGGGACTGGGGCACGGTGAGGGGCGACTTCCCAACAGTCGGAGACTCTCCCTCTTCCGATAG